A region of the Hydra vulgaris chromosome 12, alternate assembly HydraT2T_AEP genome:
GGCAATTTGCTgtgttttgaaagactttttagtTTGACTGGTGAAATTCCAAGCAATTCTATAGTGGtatctaacttaatttttttctcacttttgGATTCCCATTCCTCCTGtgaatttaaatcttcatcagtttctattgcttttttgtaacatttactgCATAATTTCCAACCTGGGGttacataaacattatttttttgcaaatagtttgcCATGTCTATGGAAATCTTTATAttacctaaaaaacaaatttagttttacgtggttaaaataactgaaattatcaaacattttataaataataaattgttttcttttaatttccatatcAATTCTGTTGTAAATAAGGTAAGATTaccttttatagcaatttttttactttccttgTGTGTTCCAAAAGGATTGCAAcactttgtaatttttctctcaaaatattttccatagaaTTGCTCATGATAACAACATATAATtcttattgaactatatttttcctttaaatttgctcgccatattatttcttcttgtttttcaCAAGGAAGatctttaaattgaacaaaaccTTGTTTTCTTGAAAATCCAGTTTTGTGGCAATGAATTTTAAGACTTTTTCCAATGTCACATTTCtccatattaattatttttattatttattacctaacaaaataatataaaaactataaaattaaaagtaattctttaagaaaatacaaacaagtaaatacctttaaaaagaacaaaacaaaacttatgtttgttttttatataaaaggagGTTTTAAGTCACCagtttgaaataatgaaaatttttttttttttaaaattaaaattaatgtttttgcattatttattcattttatgcaaaaaaaaaaaaaaaaaaaaaaaaaatatagggaGATTGGGGTAGGGGCGTAGGGGCCTCCCGTGGGAGGGGAGGGTATCTCCCTTGGCCCATGACAATAAATATCCTAAACTATTCAATAAATGacactatttgatgttttattcaaataaatgttttacaaaatattttaattgcttttgttacaaaatttaaatttttctaaaaagacaccatttttaaatgcaaattttgatcacgtattagagagacaattgatgaatctaatttttttcagtagacctaagatgaaataatgatatacaattaaactttttactcgggattttgggccacagtctttattttacctccaaaaatcactaatttacaagtcaataattttgaacaaaattggacAAATGAGGCATTTCTTGAGATAATCGAGTCTTGAGGGTGCTTTTTTTGGATTACTCAAGTTAAAATCTAATAGAgtaccaaattttaggaaaCTTCCCCTagccattatgaagatactGTATGTCAAAATTGCTTTGTAGTCGCTTCAGAAAATCACTAAtcaggctgcaagcaaccactattagagttagaagttactggaagagaaaatataaagtttatagagcaagataatgattgacagatgaTTTAAAAGATTGAAAGTTATATGAATCGGGAAAGCAAGAttaaggaagtgaattccaaacaACTgatatttaaggaaaaaaagtagATGAATaggaatttttggagcacttaggaaaaGTCATAGTAAAAttatgagacttaattaaaagAGGAGTAACaggagaatgagttttggtagatggcacaagagactcCAGTGATTTAGAtcagtgcctattatagtattaatagaaaagagaaagagaagcaaatTTATGACAATGAAATAATGGTTGGAacttggctgcaagagcagctCCAAATATGTTtgcaatgtgtttttgcaccttgtcttgAATAGAAAGGGCATTAttggaagatctgccccagatatggtaacagtcttccatacaaggacagatttaagatttatagatttaaagaataaaatccgGAGTTAGAAAGTGttgagcacaataaagagatgcagcctcagcagatgttaattttgcaatggatttggtatatggtttccaagaaagattgcaagtaaaagttaatccaagaagatgaagggtagataaCTTATCAAGTATGTTATCGTTCACAAATAAAGGcagatctaaattattattggATATGAAGAAGAATGTTGTCCATTAAGGACAACTTGTACTAcgattttatcaatttgttgtTTTCATGTTTGGGGCAGGGGAGGCTAAAATTTTAGGGGCTTTTTTGTTTCcgggctccaatcatcgcaattttttgtgaagcattcttattttttatgtatatatattatatatcgatatatatatatatatatacatatttatatatatatatatatataaatatatatacatataaatatatatatataaatatatatatatatatatatatatatatatatatatatgtatatatatatatatatatatatatatatatatatatatatatatatatatatatatatatatatatatatatacatatacatatacatattctCTTGCATGGTCCTCTTTAAGTTTTTACCATATAATGTcagttttaggtttttttaaaaaaaaattaattttaaaatatatttgccgaaataatttaaaatttatttaccggaaaaactttttattttcttttatttttctattatttagtAAACTGCTTACCCCAACTAaatcctcagtcaatgtagcagcactctgttgctaGTCagactataagatagttgatgtggCATTACTCCGCGtatgttttacaataaaaaaacaaaattaaaaacattcagaatattttattttaaaaaaataaaataaaaacattcagaatgtttcaaaaaacattggggTCTTTTAATTTGCGTTTTTCTGGTGtttaaagaaaacattaaatttaattagtttccttaattaaattaatgcgatTTTTTATAATCTTACCTTAATTTTGTCAGTCTAATAACCTTAGACAAGTGAAGAACTGTTTTTTACCACAAACTGTATATCTAAGCCATAAGCTGTATATTGTGCAACTCATGATATAGGATTCTTGTTGGATCTTACAGATCCTACAAGAATCCTATATGATGAGTTGCACATGTCCCCGCAGGACTTACAAGAATCTTTCTGAAGGATCTTGTAGGATTTTGAGGAATACTTATAGGATAAGGTAAGATctacaagaaaattttaaaagatcttgcaGGACTAACATATGATTCTGATAGAATGCTGTATACAAACTTTTGATTCATAGAAGAACCATAATATTTAGTATTATAAAAACTGATATCATAAATCTAATAACCAAACTAATAATATAaggaattatttctttatattgaATGGAAGGACAAtgttattttgtctttttaattaatgataataggtaaattaaagtttgaatgaacatttcttattaaaataaaatttccttttgtataaaaataaatatgtcacatattaaaaactaaataaatagtatagcagatattatttattttagtcttTTGAAAGAcaaatttagatatatatatataccagagAATAGACACATAGATACCTGacataaagatatatatatatatatatatatatatatatatatatatatatatatatatatatatatatatatatatatatatatatatatatatatatatgtatatatatatatatatatgtatatatatatatatctatatatatatataaatatatatatatatatatatatatatatatatatatatatatatatatatatatatatatatatatatatatatatatatatatataacagacaCAGAATACAATATAAAACTGTATACAACATGTAATGAACAATCAGATAACAATGAAGATGCACCTAAATGTGATAGTTTGTAGAAAATAATATACCATTTTGTTTACAGAAAAGTTGCATCATAACagtataataattaatagtCACAAAATCACAATTGCATGGCTGatgtcttttgttttttattgtcaatTGTCTCTCTACTTTATAGATTgcttaaattgtatttatagttTGTATAGATTGTGTAGATTGTGGTGGGGGATGGGGGTGGGGGTGGGGTTACACCCCCTAGGATATCATTCTTTCAGTCCTTGGATATCCAAGGGGTGAACGTATAATATCCTAGGGGCTGTACCCTCCCACCCACTCCAGCCTGTACCAACAGCCTATAAAAAATAGGTGAGCCTTAAAGCTACTGCCCTATAACACTGCCTACATAAGCATGccctaataaaaaattaactctcAGCAATTCCATGGGCCTCAAAGGTATGACTTGTCATATAATTGTGTCCAAATTTGCATTTGGCGTAATCAATTGCAAATGAATTTGCGTTGAACCTGTTTAAAGTGTCTAAACATCTGCTTTGCCTATCTACATCAACAAATGCATCCTATaagtattgaaaaataattataaaaccaTTTTGCTGAAATTGCCAAAAagacaacaaaatttaatttcaggCAAAAAGATTGGCACTACAGTTGATCTACTTACATCACTCTCAGTTGCTTGATTGGGTCAGCCTTCGTATTGAGCAGATTTACAGTTTCTCGCTGTAGCTGTTAAATTGACCATAAAAGACAATTAGTCTCTTTTCTGATTCTAATGAGCTCACCTatacaatataatttacaattaaaaaagagcATAAAAACTACCAGCATGATCATCACAATTATTCATAAAttgaaatcataaaaattacataCTATTAGATTCCTGCAACACCTTTGTTTGGTTATTGATAGCTGCAACTGAAGCTAATGCAGGAAAATGTATGTAAagacttttgaaataaatagacaacaaaaacaacaaagatGAAATTGATCAAGTGTAAgaatatatacagtaaaatctcTCTAATTCGAATTTTATGGGGAAAAATAAAAGTTCGAATTAGAGAGATTTTCGAATTATAGAAAGTTGATTTTTCTTAAACGCATTTCATGGTGACTTTGCATTTAATCGAATTATGGAGGTTTTCGAATTAAGGAGATTCGAATTAGAGAGATTGTACTGTATTACTTATAAAGCTAGGGCATAAATCATTCATCATGATCATAATTATGATCATTATTATCTTTATGATTTcaatcatgatcatgatcaagATTGTCATGATCATCATTATGACCATCATCATGATTATGATTATGATGATAATCATGATCATTGATGATCAAAATGATCATTTTTTTGATCATCATGATGAactttattatcatcatcatggTCATTGCCATATTCAtgctcatcatcatcatcatcatcatcatcatcatcatcatcatcatcatcatcatcatcatcatcatcatcatcatcatcatcgtgaTCTTCATAATTATCATTATGatattcatcatcatcatcatcatcatggttttcatcatgatcatgattatGATCAatatcatgatcatgatcatcatcaccATTATCATCATAATGAcaatcataataataatcatcatgatcatgaatATGATGAATTCAAGCCATTACTCCCATATAACTCAAAGTTTATTAGTAACCCTTAGTAAGAAAATTTGTCAATTATTTTGgcagttttaagaaaaaagacaTTAAGAGAAAGCTTATGTGATGCTGTTTAGGTCTAGAAATCCATAGgttttaaacaagtttataatacaagattttttttgacattagATGAGTTAGATTCTAAGTGATggttattttagtttgttattattatagtatattgtTACAGTTATAGTTAAgtttattataagtattatatgTTATAAGTCATATATTAAgtcatataaatattatatgtcATTATAAGTGctctatattattattgttataataaaagttgtttttatacaGTTAAACATGCATTTTCTCCCAGCCATATCTTTGGTACTATTctcaattctaataaaatttgaatgtaTTATTGCATAGGCAATATTTCTGATACTTAAGGGTTTCCTGCTTAGTTTTCAGAAATTTCAggtaggaaaattttttttttaatttaaacaatagtCTATCATATTTATATCTTTAGATTGTACTAATCGAACACCACTTGGAATGAGAAATGGATTCATAAAAGCTAATCAACTTACTGCTTCATCAATATGGAGTAATCTGAAAACATACAACCCTAATCTGGCGAGGCTAAATAATAAAGAGTGTTGGTGTCCAAATGAATACGGATTGTCATCATGGTATCAggtaaaacttaaagttaattataaatttttcaattaggTTTTTGACCTTCTTGTACTATGGCTGACATGCAAACTGCTGTTGCTGAAAGATTCTATTGTGCATGATGTAGACGGAGGCGGCAAAGCAAAGGCTAATGAttttgacatatctaaagctttcgaaaacattttgaaatcaaaaaatcagTGCATTTATTGGGAACTCGAGGGAGAAttgaattattttgttaatctcaaaagttgattttattaattttattagtgctgtcaatcttttttcaaaattattttttatatttaaaaggttACATGTAGTTTAGTGATACCCTCTTTGTAaaacctttcaaaaaaaataaaaaacaacaactagaAGCTGTATCTCCAATTTAAAACATCTGTGTGACTATGAAAACTGgtttggaaaccatatatcaaatccattgcaaaattagcatctgctatgGTTGCATCTGTTGCTACTTTAAGCATGATGCAACCATAGTGGTTGCATCATGCTTACCACTTTCACACTgcagattttattctttatctctaaAAGTCTCAAGTCCGTCCTGTATgcaatactgttgccatatgaatcagtgttttttaaaagggcTGATTCGCTCAAAACTCgtttttgagaaaattaaaaaaaaactctttttatctttaataattagGTATATAGAAATTgtgtaatacattttttaaatatgtatgcaAGAGTAATATCTTAGATAACctacaatttgatatttattataacatttcgtttgttaataattaacgtatcgaattttgaaaaattggctttttaaaaaaaatcaagtatttcaggtagaaaaaataattaaaactccTTAAGAACTACAACTATGtactttaaaacaatgttttaatgtgtcagtaataaatataatacatactttaaaacaatgttttaatgtgtcagtaataaatataatacatatatatgaattaataactaaaataccTATTAGTAAGCATCAAGTCTTAGCATTTTATTCTTGATTTTTCTCAAAGTCTCTGTCAGAGAGATTATCACTTTCATTAGTTGGCCAGGAGTACCACTCgttataaaatttgttgaattCATCAGCaatgaattcttttaattttttactgtcTTCCACCTTCATTTTTTTCAGTGTAACTTTGCCACTTAGATAAGCTAAACTATCCACCTGTGGTCAAGTACCTGTATGTTtggacataaaaaaattatgacagaCCAAATCatgaatattggtgaatgactTAATGTTGCCTTTTTTATCATTCTTATGTGCAAAATGAAACAGGTTATTAATAGAAAAGTGAATATTCTTTTCTTTTGGGTTATTTTTACCCTTGGTTTTCTgaagaaatttttgaagaaatgcaAGATTCCTATCGCAAGCGAGGAAACTGTATAgggtttgatttttattttgtccacTACAGTTGTCACAAAacaaacataatatattatactttgGTGGAACTGagatcaaaaaatcatttaaaaaagtcgTAACTTCATTAGGCCCTTTTCTTCCTTGACCTTCATGATACATGTATAcatgatttttttcttctttaatgtTATGAATAGAAAAAACATTGAATGATAGATGTCTCATGTAGTTAAGTTTTTGAACAGGTATGCTTATCGTCTTTATTTAGTCAAATTACAATAATAGAACATGCTCCTCTTTTTGAGCCATCTTCTGATGTTTCATGTTTGTACTCAGCAATTTTTTAATCAGCCTGTGCTGCTCTTTTAGCTACATTATTGAGATTTGGTGATTTCAATTTAAGATTTGATTCTTTGCACTTGCAACAAGTGTCCGCTTGTGAGCGCCCGATCcgaaagttaaaatttattttaaaatggttccAATAAAAAGACTTGCTTACTTTTAAATCAGAAATTTATCACATtgtctttatatttaaacttacatTGAGGAAATATACTTTTGGCCTTAATAATGTGATTCCATGAGTGGAAATGATCTTATGTGATTACTAACAATGTCATAAACATTCTGAGAAAGACAGTAATACCTTTTCCTCTTTTATCTTTAGGGGTTATTCCAATAACCTTAAGGTTTCTTATTTTCCGTAATCGTTTTCACTAATACTTAGGACAGATAAAAATGCACTGCAACTTATCTCTATGCATACATTGCCTAGAACCACATGATAGGAAAAGCTATTAAGCCGCTTTGGTTTTTTAAGATCCTTTTTATGTGGCAccctttttttaactttagtgaCATCTATTAATCCTTGAATATGAAAATCTTGTTTGTCTTTGCTTTTTATGTCATaacatttggaaaaaattagCCTCTCCAAAGTTGTCtaaacactttttattgcacctttaaaatgaaatcagaaaaattaaTGTACAATTAATACAAgctagaaaacattttttcataaaatacaCAGCATTTCTATAATCTTAAACACAGAGCAACATTGCTGCAAAGGTTTTAGGGAAATAGACCAAATCATTTTAAgagtttttgactttttagtGCCTATGTTATACTCTCAAGAACTATATAGGCCTAGGCTTACTATAACAGGATTTATCTATTCATTGTTTGTTATCTATCTGTATAACAATATTATCTATTCAGTGATGTTATCTATCTGGATAaaaaatcatgatttttttaaaaagggcgtatttgaaacaaattcacctttttaataaaaatcaaaaactttcaGGTGGTTTCATTTGCGTaagaagataaaatttaaacacatttttaacataaactgaTGAAGCTATTATAGAAGAATACAAAACACACAAAaagcaaatttcaaaaaaaatgtcaaatcagCCTTCTTAAAAAACACTGATTCATATCTAGAATATATCTTCAAACTatgctttcttttttagacaaggtgcaaaatcatattgtaaacatagttggacctacaCGTGCAGCCAAttttcaaccattatcacattgtggtaatgttgcttctcttttttctaaatatactataataggcgctgctctaaagagctagtgtctcttgacACTAGCTCTATATAGCAGCAAAGGATGAATTTTAgtgccatctacaaaaattcattcttttaTTGTGATTGTTCCTAAGTACTCCAAAAGTTCTTAATTGTCTAGtctttttcctcgaacatcaggtTTTTGGAATTCGttcccttcatcttgttttcctgatttatataatttgtaatctttCAAGTTGTCTGTTATCTTGCattataaatttcatcttttgtcttccagtaacttccaactctaatggTGATTGTTTTCAATCATTTGATATATTAAGACCTTTTCTGGGTAATAATTCttcttatattttaacttttataacttatgttttaaagcctattttgttaaatatgtaaaaataaatatatttacaatcaatttatttatgataaataagtTACAAAGTAAAGTGTAATATCGATTAAACGGACTGAGAAggtaaagtttagtaaaaatattatttattgaaatacaTTTTAAGCAATAGTCACTTATATGCCAAACATTAAgtaattataaactataaattaaaaattgtaaaagttaaacataaaataataaaaagaaacaaaatgaaaaagaaatattattttaactatatcaTTCACTATTATTAGACTTATATAACATactgttattataattacttgttttgtttaaacttgtttttttatgtttaggtTCAATTTGAAAAAGTAACAACTGTTAATGGTATTGCACTTCAAGGTGATGGAAACACTCCGAAGaactacataaaaaagttttctttaaattattctcTCACAGAAAATGGCGACTTTGTTGATGGCCAGGTTTTGAtacatttttgatttaaaaaattttgttcatataattaatataaatttataaaatatttcattttaaaaatactttgtttttgtaaaaaattcccTTTttctcaaacatttttaaaaggagatcaacacaaaaataaaatttagttttagttataaTGCTAATGAAAGATATATTTCTATATGAAgctaaaatgtatatttttatagtcttttaaaattttaataattaaaaatgtaaaatttactaaattatattaaatgatttctTACTTTCATCAGTCTTTCATGGGTGCTTTACAATAAAACAATGGCAGCGGATTAAAAGTACAATTCTCTAAGCAAAACAACACAGTTTGTAAAATAACACATTTAGTAGTccaataaatacaaattaaaagtatttcatCTTTTTGAAACTTGAGCTTcttgttaaaaacttatttctataacttttttttatattatatctcTATCAAcatattgtaaaaaatcatttccATTGAATTACTCTATTTCACATTAACcttgttttttagaatttgttgaTTTATTAAGCTCTTGATAATGTCTTGAAACTAAAAGTCttctaaattaatttgatacttaactttgataagttttaattgtattctttttgatac
Encoded here:
- the LOC136088470 gene encoding uncharacterized protein LOC136088470; this encodes MMKVLILILLHIAAEIVSENCTNRTPLGMRNGFIKANQLTASSIWSNLKTYNPNLARLNNKECWCPNEYGLSSWYQVQFEKVTTVNGIALQGDGNTPKNYIKKFSLNYSLTENGDFVDGQVLIHF